The nucleotide sequence CCGAGATCTGGAGTAAGCGCTGACGATAATCTTGCAATGTTCCAAGTTGAAACCAGAAATCCGGGCTTGCTGCGCTCTTTGCCAGCAGCAGATAATGATCTTCCGGAAGCGACCTGTAGGTCTGAATCGAACGAAGATCACGGTGATCGGAAAAGAAAGGCGCAAAAGCGAGATTCAAGCTCAGCGGCGCCTCCGCCGGGATAAATGTGCGCGCCTGCCGCAATGAGTCTGCGAGACTGTGCACGCTGGCCGGCGGCAATCCGATTGCAAAGAAAGCAGTGCCGTAGACGATCGATGCCAGGGCCGGCAGCGGCAGCAGCATCTGCAGCGAAATCCAGGGTGCGATACGGGATTGAATCATTCGCAACGCGTCGATTGTCGCGGCCACGAAAAAGGGCAGGATAGCAAAGCTGTAAGGCAGCCAGATAAAGTTGGCAGATTCAGCGAGCGGGCGATTTAGCATAAGTACAAACAGATAGGGCAGCGCCGGCAAAAGCAGCCGCGGACGCAACAGCGGCAAAAACAGGAAGCCGCCCAGAACCTGCTGCAGGTAATCAAAATTTGCCTTTTGAAAGAGAGTCGCCCAGAACAATTGGGGCTTGAGCAGCGGGGACAGTAGCACCTCGCCAATGCTGCCGCCGAGGTGAGCGTAACGCTCGAAGCCAGTCAGCGCTACGCCCATGATCTTTGGTGCAAAGATCATGGTGGTGAACAGGAACACTGCAACGCCAAGTAATGGAAAGAGTCGCCAGTACCAGCTGCGACGGAAAAGACCGAGCAAGGCAAAGCCTGCCAGCGCCAGAGCGACATCTTCGCGTACGCCTAACAGGAACAGGGACGACACTGTAAACAATCGCGGTCGATCTTTCTCGTAGGCATAAATCATCAATCCAATGGGGACCAGGGACATTGTCGTGTCACGAAATCCAAAGCGAAACAGATAGTTAAGCGGCGAACACTGAACCGTGAGGATGGCCAGGCTCAGTAAGGCCATTCCACGCAACTGATATACGCGCCAGGCCAGTAGCGCAGTGATTGAGTAAAAACCAAGCAACCACAGGTCACCCCAGACAAAGGCGGCCCAGGGCGGTTGCAAGAAGGCGCGGAGCGCTCTATAGAAAGGAGCGACCAGGAAAAAGGAGGGTGAAAAGCGAATTTGAAAGAAATTTGGCGCTTCCAGTATGCTTCCGCCGAGTCCGCGCATTCGTCCTAGATTTTCCAGGACCTGTGCATAATAGGCAATATCGCCCGCCAGCGGAATGCGGGCCGAGTCAATCATCCAGTACTGTGCGCGAAGGTGCAAGGCAAACCACAACAGGCCGATCAGACCGGCCAGCCAGGCGGCCCATCGGTTCAAGCGCAGTTCACGCAGATCGAACACCGTAGCAAGAGTGCCGCGGCTATTGATCGCTTGTCTACCTTGATTCCGGATTCAATGCTCGATCTCGCGCACCGTTCCATCCTGCTCGATAGCAAATCGACGGCCTGTCGAGTGCAGTTCTACGCCGTATAGTTCCAGGAACCATTCGATTCTTGTGCGTTGGTCTGCAAACGGCGCCTCGACGGAGGCAACCCTGATCTGCATTCTCGAGATATCGTTAGCGGCGCGTAACAACGTTCCGTACTCAGGCAGGCGCTCTACAGGTGCGCGATCCCAGCGGCCAGCTTGCTGGCAAAGCAAGAGAACCAAAACCAAATTTGGCAGGATCGCAACGCGGGATGCAATCCAATGCAATGCAGCCACGGCGGAAAGTGCGTAGGATCCAACCAGGGCGACTTGAAAATATAGTTCGTACTGCATGCGCCACGCTGCGTATCCAGCCCATGCGCCAAAAAGGACGCCAATGGAAAGAATCGCCCACTGCGGTCGCTTCCAGCAGGCGCCGATGGCAAGGAGCCAGGAGGCGACAATGATCGTTCGGGCATGCTGATAGTGCAAGTTGCCTTCCAGCAAAAGCTGCGCGGCCCCGTTCACGAGGTAACGGTAAGCAGCAGTGGTACGCAGTAGCGAAGGGTCCTG is from Leptospirales bacterium and encodes:
- a CDS encoding DUF2079 domain-containing protein: MFDLRELRLNRWAAWLAGLIGLLWFALHLRAQYWMIDSARIPLAGDIAYYAQVLENLGRMRGLGGSILEAPNFFQIRFSPSFFLVAPFYRALRAFLQPPWAAFVWGDLWLLGFYSITALLAWRVYQLRGMALLSLAILTVQCSPLNYLFRFGFRDTTMSLVPIGLMIYAYEKDRPRLFTVSSLFLLGVREDVALALAGFALLGLFRRSWYWRLFPLLGVAVFLFTTMIFAPKIMGVALTGFERYAHLGGSIGEVLLSPLLKPQLFWATLFQKANFDYLQQVLGGFLFLPLLRPRLLLPALPYLFVLMLNRPLAESANFIWLPYSFAILPFFVAATIDALRMIQSRIAPWISLQMLLPLPALASIVYGTAFFAIGLPPASVHSLADSLRQARTFIPAEAPLSLNLAFAPFFSDHRDLRSIQTYRSLPEDHYLLLAKSAASPDFWFQLGTLQDYRQRLLQISEQNRPLLYEDAQLALWGPKQSAPPVSSALIHLAPPIVEAEWTPSENLNHRIDFVDGRRAVRSIGGHSLITLRPRRRGFHLISGEFSSDGQNRVQFLARSIGLQVCGPGSLPIVSAISLQSGAAAGQPWPQTPDSPSYELRSFNLPLPQGERYLLGIQWRGCGELRIDSLTLAQ